cTCACAGACGGTTAAAGAGAACTGCTCTAGAAGACAGTGAGCTCTCATCAGGAACCATTTTCCAGGACAATGTAGTGTCCACACTGAGTCCTGTTATCTTTCATTAATTAAACACCAATGACAGTTCTGCACTGTGGTTCAATTATAGGacattagtttttgttttgttttttttgagggGATTTAGATAACAAGTTCAGACTTTCTAAAACCTAGCATAGAGTTTCAGAAGGTCTCTTTTGGGCTTCTagttgaaaggaagaaaatgctgTGGATGGCAGACTGTAAGGACTAGTGAAAAAAGaagttgtttttatttaagaaaccaaaaattagaaaataaccaTTTCCTACTACCTGAGACGAAATATGAGTGTAGCAACCAGTCTTTTACAGTTTTTTGTTGAGATGGTGAATTACACAAAAATACTACTTATAATAACTTAGTGTAcatgctctgggggtgggggtgggtgggtggagtcTGTGTCATGTTTAAGAATAAGAAATGATTCATCTATGTTGTCCTGAGGTATAGGATAACCTGGATCAGAtggactgaatgacttcattcTCTGGAAAATTTCAAAGCTTCCAGAACAGAGGATTAACGATTCCAAATATTGCCCATTTTTTTTGGTCCAGGAAATACCTCTGTGATTAAGGTGCTCATAATAGACTTGTATCATCTTAATTCATAAAATCTGGATATGGGTAGACACCAAAACTGTGTCTCAGGTGCAGGTCTGACAGTAAGTGAACCCGATGCCCTAGCTAGGACTGACCCTTAAAGCAGCTACCCTTGAAACCCAACAACTGCAAGAGTCACATCTTTAAGTGGTTTTCTTTGTAATGCAGCACAAGGTCCCTCTTGTTTTTCGGCTTCAAGTGACAATTACTGGTCAGATCTTTTCCatgatactaatttttttttaacttaagaagGACTGAATCAAAGACTAAAATCTCACttaattttatcctttaaaatgaaaagcagTGACTTATCTATCACCTCTACAAAATCATGCTGTGGAGttcaaagaaaagttttaaaataagatacataCAAAAGTAAGTATGTATCTTAAATGATTATTGTCTTCCAAAGTTTTCCCCAAAATCACTTTAAAATCTTGCTTCAAAGACCTAATTTTTCTTAGGTTTAAAACAAGCTATAAAATTATCTTATTTCTATTGggttttataatttctgcttattttcttcccatttaataaaatcaaaacaaaaaattcgAAACAATTACTGACAAGTCTTAAACCACCCAAAAAGTTTCAGCATTTTGATATAACCAAATTGtttcttctgattaaaaaaaaattattaatttaaatctAAAGATCACTGTATTGCAGCAGTCCtttgtattaaaatattctttgtggGGGACTTACTTTTTTTTCACTCCAAAAATGGAAACCAGCCTTCACAACGAATAAATACAGAAGATGCACAATGTACATGAACATGATTATACCTCACTTAAAGCTTGTATGGGGCAATCTGCATCCTCACTAATTGAGCCACTATTCTCTTCATTATGAAAGTTTTTAAAGCCGCCTTTATCAAAGACAGTTCTCCAAACTTAACCTTCAGTAAGTATCTTATTAATACATCCACTGTAATTATTCTTTTCATCCAAGGGATGAGTAATTTAATAGTATTACTAACAACCCTCTTCAAAATTATATTGATAAAACACTTGTCTTTGTTAGAATTCTCAAGTTTGGGAAAACCTTAGTATTTACATTATTAGATGACCCCTTTGAAAGTGCATTGATACAAAAGTTTGTTTTTACGCCCTGTAAACAGAACTATAGTTTGGACAATCCCTAATTATAAATTAACACTAAAACACAAACTTGTCCAAACTGCTTATGATTGCTATCtcagtaagagaaagaaaaagaaatggaaacactaTGTTATCATCATACTCTGGCTCACATGTGAAATGTTCATCAGGAAGACAGGTATAAGCTGATGCCATACAGGTTCTCCATGACCAAGCCTAAAAAAAAAGCCCTCTAATGTTTCCACCCACAGAAACCTTATGGCCAATGGCCAACCAACATTACTACTGAGagtcacttctttaaaaaaaaaaaaaaaaaaaatcactaaaaattcTCTAGTTTTCCTTATGGGTCAGTTAACTGAGAAGAAAAAGGCTCCTTCAATTTTGAGGATCCATTAAACAAGCTagagtgtttccttttttaaaaaattaactgagaCATTTCACACAGCACACAAATACCTATAGCAAGAAAGTACATCTTTGCTCCTTCCCTCATTAGCCTTTCTTTAGGTGAGGACTTGAATGCCCCAAGATTCTTAACTATAATCAAGAAAACAGGCCAGGAGTAAAACTGAGCTTagaggagaaagacaaatttaCCAAAAGGAAAGCTCCGACTGTAGATTAGTTGTCTAGCCTTTTGCTCCTAGTCTGAGGAAACGGGGAAAAAGATGTCTTGGCAACTCTTTTGGAGATAGAAAGTGTTCACCGCTTTCTGCAGCTTCTGAATGTGGCCATAGATTTTGTTAGAGTTGATTTTGAAGAACTAAAATTTTAACTTGATACATAACTCTGAAGCTGGGTTCAGTTTTGGTGTGTTTTACAATGAAATGGTTATATATAGATGGGATTGAAATGATATTAAAGATTACCCTTCAACAGTCCTTTTAAGGGAAAACTACAATTGAAAGTATTTGTTAAAACGAGCAGTGCCACAAAGTAGAAATGTACATGGCAAGCACCTGATCACGAACTGTTAGAGTTGCAGGCAAAAACCAGCCTATAGCATAAAGTCATCACTGTTTCTATAACactaaaaacatttcaaagtggCTTCTGAAGTTTAAAACATACCTGAGTCATGTTCATAAACTTCCACTTAAATTATATTTGCCTAATGGACAAACCAGCAGAGTCAAGATAAATTTTCAAAAGGCTCAAGGGAGTAAGAAAATCTTAACCTTAGTATTAGTAAACTTAGAATATTTACAAACAAAACAATCAAGCACACACTTCTGTACATAAACCAGTGCAGTAAGAACTTCAGACAAGGGCAGTGCATCTCTGGTTTAAGGTAACCGTATTTGTAGCTTAATTATAACAAATTAACATCTATTCTAAATGATGGTTTAATGTTACATCCAGCATTTGacacatttaaaatgtatgaCCAAAACCCTGAAGAACCAATTCGACACTACTGACACCTTATCAGTAACAAACTTCTCCTTTATTTCTAAATTGCACATACTTTTAGTGTCTAtggttaaaataaatttactacTTCTTAATGTAAATACCAGAGAACTTTAGCTGTTGccattgtaaaaataatttacctTGAATAAATATTCAGCTTTTGCTTTCTTGACAAACCAGAATGAGGACACGAATTCAGCTCTTGTCAGTccaaaactgttttaaaagaagAAGGGCAATTTTATGTGGCAAAGATATTGGAAATAGCATGTTAAACACAAGTCTCGGTTTACCAGCAATTTCaggtttgaaaaatatttctatatttggAGTGCTTAAAAAGTCTGGTCCTTTTTTAAACTAACAAATATTCTCTAAAGAGATTAGTCATATCCTTGACTGGTCTGGAGCACTGTTTGCAAAGTAGAGGCAGAGAAAAGCTTACAATGAAATGGTGTATAACACAAATGGCATTAAATAGGTCACCTGTTTCACATAGAATGACTAGCACCTCCTTCCTGCTCCCAGAGTGAAGAGCCCCACCAGGCCACGTGGAACATGAGTAATTAGAGTAAGTTTCATTCATAAAGTATTGAGGAGCCCATTACATTAGAAGGTTCTCACTTCTAAAGCCTTACGTTCAAGGCTGAACGTGTGATGGTGAACTGAGGGCACAGAAGACAGAGGTGGGCTACCAGTCTGCACGGTCCTGCGAGGGCTGCAGTGGGTAGGATTCAGGGGCTCTCCTGCACCCCATCCTCAGTCTCCAGTTCTGCCAACTGCCTCCTAAGGAGATTTACTTTCGCTTGCAATTCCTTGTTATATTCTATGATGTTAACCATTTCTTCATATGCTTCATCCAAATACTTGGAGGATCTGTTCCAGCGTAAAAAAATACCTATTGAATCCACGaaagaacagaagggaaaaagatgCACAGCACGGATTAGCATTATACTTGTTGAGGTTAATACATAATCCCATGTATTATAACCCTTTGCTTTTTTCACAGTTCACATCTGTGTTTTATTATACTCTAAAATGCACAGCAATCTGAGGTACTGAAAGAGTACAGCTGAAGAGTGCACAAGAAGTCACCATGTACATGCTTGTTATTCAAAAACCCCTGTAACATTATGAAACAGAACAAAATGCAGTTCTGGTTATATTCAGGAATACAAACTAATCATTTACAATGCCATAAACTTCACACTTCCACaatacaaatattctttttttaaacaattacagAACTTTATCTGAACCTGTAAGACCTCCTATAGGTGTGAAATCACTTTCAGTGGGAAAGTGGCAGTTAGAGCAAAAGCAGAACCACACAAATTGTTTAAAAAGGCGGAACTTCAGcactctctccccctctctgttTCTAACAGACCGTCTTCCAATTCTGTAGGCAACTGCTTTTTTCCCCAGATAACATTAATTATCCTTTTATTATggataaaaagacattttctcctgtacatacatatatgttattGATATCAGCTCAAAGTGATGGCTTAACAATATTCAAGTCAGGAGGTACAAATGCTTCCAGAATGCAGCATGCATGTACCAATAGCAACTTACCAGTAGCTGGTAAGTTCACAAAGATTTTATGAGTTATTAGAACACTTTCCATAAACCAAACTGCCATGCACCCTAGAGACTCCTTCTGTATGCATCCGAATACTACTTACATTCTTATCAGAGAAGGAAGATAGAAACACAGACTAAAGACCGACCTTGTTGATTTTTCTattgcatgtatttttaaaatcctgctCTTCGATACAGGAATTACTTACTTTTAATGGTTAACTTCGGTGCAGATATAAACAGCAGAGAGACATTTTAAGGCCTCAGTGGGGTTTTTCTACAATCTATATACTTACCATGAGAATATTTTTATCCAACTTAGAATTTCATCCAGTTCTAAGCTGAGGAGGCACTAAACATACAGGGAAACCTTGTCCTTAATGGAGCAGCAGGAGCACATCCatataaaaaaatcttcttttatCACTTAATCCCTGAACTTTCAGTGATTTGTAAAAACCAGTTAAATTGTCCTTCAGGAGCCATCTGGCTCTCCAGTTTGCCTTTCCTCCCAAATAACTAGTTTCTCACTTCTGTTATTAAACATGACAGTGGCTATTAGGTAAACGGTCTCAGAATTCCTGAACAAGAAGTACAGCTGTTATCTCTCATTTAAGCGGTCACTTCTGCGCCTGTGCCTGACTGCACAAGTAAGGAGAAACACTGCGCTGAGGCTCAGAGCCCCAGGAGACTCTAAGGGTGAGGCCACTTTCCCACAGTGCTGAACATGGGACCCCTCGACCGATAAGATTAGAAGCCTAAGCTGAGCGGGAGGAGGCAGCTAATGACAGCTATCCCATGCAGAACAAGCCATGAGAGCTGACAGCCAGAGGAGTGACAGAAATAGGCTCCGTGTCAAACCCAGAAAGGAAAGCAACCTGAGACCCCCTCACACATAGACTTGCCCTTGAGAGTCTCACACAGGAGACCACAGTAAAATAACAGATGTGGAAGGTACTTGAGTTTACCAAACAGCTGCCATTCCTGTGTGTGTGCCCTTGTTGTTTTACATAAAGATGACTACAAATGTACTTACCACCTTCAaattgattaaaaagaaattaaatggtaTGTTATACCCTTTGTGTAATGAatagataatatattttagataggtttttggtaattttttaaaaaacaagcttTAGTATTTAAggtatgcgaagaactgactcattggaaaagaccctgatgctgggaaagattgaaggcaggaggagaaggggcaacagagttggatgagatggttgggtggcatcaccgactcgatggacatgagtttgagcaagcgccaggagctggtgatggacagggaagcctggcgtgctgcagtccatggggttgcaatgagtcagacactactgagcgactgaactgactgcatTCTCTACTTCAGGAGATAAGCTTCGGAATCTGAAAGCAATGCAGGTAAAAACTCTTCTTCAGATATGAAAATCAAGTCTGGATTATTCCACTTAAACAAGACATCTGCATTACTGCCTTGATGGATGACATTACGTACATTTTATGGAATCTTACTAAAATGGACTAGCTCATTAACCCTTCAACAGCATTTAACAGAACAATCTGTCCTAAAGACTAGCTGATAAAGGGAACAGAAACCATCTCCTAAGAGCTTACAATTTATTCCTGTCCCAACTACCTATCACTTTCTTACACAAAAAGTAATGTACTTTCCCTCACCCCCATTAGGATGACCTGTCAAAGATGGGGGAAAAACAGGAAATAAGTATTGAGGAAGATGTGAAGAAACTGTAACCCTTGTCCACTGCTGATGGGGTTGTAAAATGGTACAAGGGttacggaaaacagtatggttGTTCTTCAAAACACTGACCATagaattactgtatgatccagcagttccagcATCAAAAGCAGGGTCCTACctatgaatgaataagcaaaatgtatacacaaatgaaaaatcactcagccttaaaaaggaaatccCGTCACACGCTACTACATGGAAAGCCTTGAGCACAATAATTGCGTTCAGTGAAACGAcgcagtcacaaaaggacaaatgctgTATGGTTCCACTTAGGTGAGGCAGCAGGAGTAAGCAGAGCGGTGGCTGCCTGGGGCTGGACAGGAGCTCTGAGAAGCTGCTGTTCAATGGGTGCAGAGTCGTCAAGTTACACGAAGCAAAGCTCTGGAGACTGTTTCACAACAACGTGATATACTTGACCATCTCTGTGTACAATTAAGTATCACGTTGgtgaattttgtgtttttatcacaataaaaagaaGTAATGTACCTTCTTATCTTGAGATAATATCTGATATAAACAGCAGTATACACGTACTCTTGTACCCACAGGCAGTCAAGACAACATCCTGGACTATCAATAATGGGTTTGCAAAGGATGCATGACTTACCCTCCCACAGCTGAAGACTCTGTGGAGCAACAGATGGCCAGATGACAAGGTTGTTGGCTTCAAAGAGAGGGTTGGTGAACTTACTCAGTTCACTGGGCCGGTTGACCCAGGACCACAGGGACATCGTTTTCTGCTGCAGCTTCAACTTACATCTGATCAAGAAAGAAAACTGCCATTAAACCAATTAATTTACGGCAACCACTATTAAATGCTGCTTCTAATAGGaccatttcttttctctgtacATTGGAAGGCAGAACAAAATGCTGTCAAATTGAAATATCTGTCAGCATTTTTCACTGTCAACAATTacctaaattgaagaaacagaaaatctcaaCAGACCTATAACAAGTAAataaatctgactccatattggatctgtttcttttactttaatttttgcattctattccttttgctacaagttaatcactaaaagGATGTTGCTTATAGCTTGAGGTATACATAATGGTCCATCTCTGGGAACTCTGCCTCCATGTTTGAATGCTAagctaaaatatatttgttttgctCACAGGAAACATCCTTACCAGGCCCACCAATGAATGGCTGCAGAAAAGAAGTGAACACATCCCCTCCCAAATCTGGCTGGAACCAGGAAACATTTCAAACAAgttcctttttttaactttacctcCTTAGCTCCTCCCcttctttgttttataaaaaaagtACCTGGCcatccaatggagaaggcaatggcaatggcaccccactccagttctcttgcctggaaaatcccatggacagaggagcctagtgggctacagttcatggagtcactaagagttggacacaactgagcaacttcactttcacttttcactttcatgcactggagaaggaaatggcaacccactccagtgttcttgcctggagaatcccagggacagggggagcctggtgggctgccgtctatggggtcacacagagtcggacacgactgaagtgacttagcactagcaTCCCAACCCAGGCAAGACACTTCTTTGGGACACTAATACACCATCTTCCTGCTCTGCTGGCTTTCCTAATAAAGTTGCTAGTCTTTGCCCTGACAACTTGTCTTAATTTATTGGCCTGTGGTGCGACAAGCAGCACAGTAAGACATTTCAACTGGAACAAGTTAATCCTATCTCAACTCCATTCTATCATCAAAGAAAACACTCAGAGCAAATACCCTTGGGATACAGAgcagtataaaatataaacacaccAATTAATCAAACTGATCATGTGAATTATTGGCTATTGTGTATAGCCAAAACACAATGAGAAAAGTATGGTGACAGAATTTTCTAGAGCAAATAGTTCTAAGTTTTCCCCCACAAGAATCTATAAGAAAATCTAATGTTGAAATATTTGCCAATTCagctttaaagtaaaaaaaaaaaaaagaaaaatgtattgctTGAATTTTAAATTGGTAAAGATTCAGTGATTCCATTCTGTTGTGAAGACTGttaattgtttacatttttattcaacTACCCGATGCCAGCTACCAGTCAAGAGACAAATCCTATCTCTCACCCATAGGAAGCCCTTAGATTGTACCCAAATGAGAAGACGACcagttaagcatcttttaatgatCATTCTGATATGAATCTTCTAACTAAACCTATACACCTGATGGCGTCTGGGTTGTGAAGCGAGACTTGCACTCTGGGCCTGAGGACAGTTTCTTGGTATGAGAGACACAATCGAGCACAGGAGCAGGAAGACCTGTACCATAGCCATACTTCTGGTGACCAAATGGCTGGGTGTCCCCGGACAATCATTAACTTCTCTGGATATCACCTTTTTACTCTATGAAACTGCATGGAAAGTAGAATTAGATTATATATTTAAGCTTCTTACAGGTGTCACATACTATGTTCTTATAAAAGGAAAGTAACATTTTAATGGTTCCTTAATTTACTCAAAGCTTTTTAATCAGTGTATGGACTCATTTTAATCTAATAGAACAAAATCTAGGCTATGCTCTCATCTAGCATGTGACAGGCTCAGAGTAAACATGCAGCACCTGGACTCATACAGAAGGACTCCCAGTTATACCAACAGTAACCACCACCATCTCTTAAATGTTGATAACGTGAACATAGAAGCAAATCCTCGTCTCTTTTAGGAAATAACCAAAACAACTGCAAATGGCCCCACGTAAGCAGTGGAcccacctttcactttcattgttgcCCAGGAAGGTTCCAAACTGTGAGGCGTAAGCATGCTCAAAGAGCATGATGAGGAAATTCTCATTAAATTCAAAAGAGCAAGGGAACTGACGGAGTATCTGCCACACACAGTCCAAGAAGAGAAGAAACACGGGTGACTCCCACTTCTGCTTGCTGTTGCAGTAGGCTGACTGTGCGCAGCGCTGCTGGAACGGGTGACCAGCCTAAGAGAGAAGGTGGACACGTGGCAGTCATATCCTAGTGAGACCACATTTCGGCATGTTAGTAACAATTTCACACAGTTGCAACAAAATGATTGCATAGAACATCATATAATTTGGGTGACTGATCTTTAACGATTTCTTAGTTTAAGACAATCTTCAACTAAGGGAAAAGACAAGATTTCCAAATATCGGGCTGACCAAAAAGTTTGGAAAAACTCTAACTCTGTGGCCATCCCAGAACTTAACAAGGCTACATAGTTAGCCATAAGATCTGTGGTTGTTCTTGGAATATCAAATAGAATAATAGACATCagtaataataaacataatataaaTCTTACTAGGTTGGTGAAATCTGGAGCAAAGTCAAAGAACGTTAAGTTCTGCAGGTATAAAACAAAGGTCAGCTCTCCCCTTCTATCCAGCCAGAGTGCTGTAGCCTGGAGTAAGCTCCATAAACCTCACCACTATATGGAGATAAATACGGGGTTCTCATAGACAGATTTCATTAGGTCACTCCTGATATTAATAAGtcttcagaaagctaagatcatggcatctggtcccatcacttcatggcaaatagatggggaaacagtggaaaccatgacagactttattttggggggctccaaaattactgcagatggtgactgcagccatgaaattaaaagatgcttgctccttggaagaaaagttatgaccaacctagacagcatgacaaaaagcagagacattactcggccagcaaaggtccatctagtcaaagctacggttttctcagtagtcatgtacgtcgaagaattgatgcttttgaactgtggtgttggagaagactcttgagagtcccttggactgcaaggagatcgaaccagtccatcttaaaggaaatcagtcctgaatattcattggaaagactgatgctgaagctgaaactccagtaatttggccacctgatgtgaggaactgactcatttgaaaagaccctgatgctgggaaagactgaaggcaggagaaggggtaaacagaggatgagatggttggatggcatcacggactcaatggacatgagtctgagtaaactctggcagttggcgatggatagggaggcctggagtgctgcagtccatggggtcacaaacagtcagacacgactaagcgactgaactgaactgaacatatgaaAACAAGTTCCTGTCATGAAGACATCTGTAGGAATACTTTTATATTAGAGACAAAGCTCTCCTTAGTTTCCCTCTCCTCAACAAAAGAACTGAAGAGTCTGCCATCTACTGACCAAAGGAAACTGTCAAATCATTTGGCTCTCTGGCCTACCCAGAACCTGAGTATTGATGTTATCCCCGCAATAACATCCTTCTAGGTATTTCACAGACTTGTTTTATCTTTGGCTCtttaatggcagcccactccagtattccttcctgggaaatcccgtagacagagaagcctggcaagtgggctacagtccatggcatcacaaagaattggacacggatGAGCACATACACAAATCATATGCATTTGTCTGCTATGCTCTCAAGGAATGTAGCTGTGTAAGATCACCAAATACTTAGGATGGTCTGACTTAAAGGACCGCTGTCAGGGTGGGTAGATATGGTAAACATAACAGCGTTAACACATAATAAATATGAACTGTAGCTGGAAGGGCGAGAAGAGAGAGATAATTCTACTTTCAAGTTATGTCTAAACATTTGCTTTCAATCACAATTATATACTAAGTGACACAGTGCACAAACATTTGAATTAATCTCTAGCTTGGAGGATTTCCATCTATTTTACGAGACCTTTATTTTAGCTGCCCTTCAGCATTTCATAGGCCAGCACTGTGCTGTGTCCAAGGAGTAAAAGCTGAACTTGGCAAGGTTCTCTGAACTCAAAGATGTCACTATATTTGGGTCTAGCTCGGGAAACAGTGTGACAACAATGGATCAGTTTTATCTGTGGAGGAAGTTCAGGTCCCGAAGGCTTCATGAAAGCGACACTGAGCTGGATCTTACAGGATGAGAAGGACTtcaccctggctggggaagaagtCAGGATGGAGCCAGGTGAGAAGACAGAAAGCGCTGAAGTACGCGCTCCCTACTTACAAGTCCCCACTCCTCCTCACACGCTTGTTTGTGTCTTTTACCTCTAACAAGACTAGGTTCTGTGACACAAGACGGTGCTTTACACTCTTTGTGTTTCCCTGTAGGTAACAACAGACAGCTAACAAGCGTTCGTTAGGGGAATAAAGTGCCAAATGAACAATACGAGCAACGAGGGAGACAAAAAGGAGAGGCAGTAAAGATCACAGACATTTACTAAGAGGAAGATAGATGAACTGTCCCCCAGAAAAGTAAACATCTGAATCAATCAAAATTTCATATATCCATTCCCACAAACCAGGATCAAACATCAATTATGAGTAGTTCCTCTGTGGACAAAACAGCTTTTCTCACCTGCAGCCACTCTCTTTCTATTAAGGCCTCAAAGCCACGGATGGTCCTGCTTCTTGGTTCCAAGATGATCTGGGCCAGGGAGGTAACCTGGAGTGTGGAATCAGTTCCTTCTGTTCCATGGATCAGTATGGATGCTCCTTCCCTGTGAGGGAAATCCAGAGAACAAATGGGACACTCCCAACACTGTCAACTGACTGctaataataaacatttcttgagaGTAACAGTTGAAAGCCTTTTGCATTCTGCTCTGTCTGGTAGGTTCAGATCTATATAAGGTACATGAAGAGAGCTTCCCTTGGGGAAAATATGAAAGTATGGTAAGTCCCAAACTTCAATGGGCAAAAACTCTCTGAaacttcttttcattatttttcagtttaagaaaatagaaattgttaGATTCACAACTTAAGGATTTGTATAGAAAAAAATAGGTCCTTGAGTACTTAAAAAATCTGTCATGGATGACATGTgtatgtacagttcagttcagtcactcagtcgtgtccaactctttgcgaccccatgaatcgcagcacgccaggcctccctgtccatcaccaactcccggcgttcactcagacttgggtccattgagtcagtgatgccatccagccatctcatcctctgtcgttcccttctcctcctgcccccaatccctcccagcatcagagtcttttccaatgagtcaactctttgcatgaggtggccaaagtactggactttcagctttagcatcattccttccaaagaaatcccagggctgatctccttcagaatggactggttggatctccttgcagtccaagggactctcaagagtcttctccaacaccacaactcaaaagcatcaattcttctgcactcagctttcttcacagtccaactctcacatccatacatgac
Above is a window of Bos indicus isolate NIAB-ARS_2022 breed Sahiwal x Tharparkar chromosome 8, NIAB-ARS_B.indTharparkar_mat_pri_1.0, whole genome shotgun sequence DNA encoding:
- the MTMR9 gene encoding myotubularin-related protein 9 isoform X4, encoding MYPFFYRPMFEVIEDGWHSFLPEQEFELYSSAISEWRLSYVNKEFSVCPSYPPAVIVPKAIDDDALRKVATFRHGGRFPVLSYYHKKNGMVIMRSGQPLTGTNGRRCKEDEKLINATLRAGKRGYIIDTRPLNIAQQARAKGGGFEQEAHYPQWRRIHKSIDRYHILQESLIKLVESCNDQTQNMDRWLSKLEASNWLTHIKEILTTACLAAQCLDREGASILIHGTEGTDSTLQVTSLAQIILEPRSRTIRGFEALIEREWLQAGHPFQQRCAQSAYCNSKQKWESPVFLLFLDCVWQILRQFPCSFEFNENFLIMLFEHAYASQFGTFLGNNESERCKLKLQQKTMSLWSWVNRPSELSKFTNPLFEANNLVIWPSVAPQSLQLWEGKSCILCKPIIDSPGCCLDCLWVQEYVYTAVYIRYYLKIRRYITSFYCDKNTKFTNVILNCTQRWSSISRCCETVSRALLRVT